From the genome of Metarhizium brunneum chromosome 4, complete sequence, one region includes:
- the ISA1 gene encoding Iron-sulfur assembly protein 1 yields the protein MPHGNRSPIRLSMPLSADLEKTIDCFFQQTPREIQHEQPCQSSSTITELISRIQFGPHAAEMNARTLVARVALRQSCHSLRQISARRQFASAYHSYSLPTSTTRNVNRDSIPETPIAPPEALPQVHETRPPPRQATPATPPATPDSKAPAKELAKEPASISKASEPAAQKPRATRPRPKLRPRKAAMKLTPAAVEQLRSMLDQPEPKIIKVGVRNRGCSGLAYHLEYVDKPGTFDEMVEQDGVKVLIDSKALFSIIGTEMDWAEDKLNQRFVFKNPNIKEQCGCGESFMV from the exons ATGCCACACGGTAACCGAAGCCCCATCCGTTTGTCGATGCCTTTGTCAGCCGACCTGGAGAAGACAATCGATTGCTTCTTCCAACAAACACCTCGTGAAATCCAGCATGAGCAACCCTGCcagtccagcagcaccatTACTGAACTGATTTCGCGAATACAATTTGGACCTCATGCCGCCGAGATGAACGCCCGCACTCTGGTAGCTCGTGTCGCACTCCGACAAAGTTGCCACTCACTTCGGCAGATTTCGGCGCGTCGACAATTCGCCTCAGCATATCATTCATACTCATTACCGACATCCACCACCCGCAATGTCAATAGGGATAGCATTCCAGAGACCCCGATAGCCCCCCCAGAGGCTCTGCCACAGGTCCACGAGACACGCCCGCCACCAAGACAAGCAACTCCCGCAACACCGCCCGCCACTCCAGACTCGAAAGCGCCAGCGAAAGAGCTAGCGAAAGAGCCAGCGTCAATCTCAAAGGCAAGCGAACCAGCAGCACAAAAGCCCAGAGCTACGCGCCCACGGCCAAAGTTACGTCCTCGGAAAGCGGCCATGAAACTCACGCCCGCCGCTGTAGAGCAGCTTCGGTCGATGCTAGACCAGCCGGAGCCCAAGATCATCAAAGTCGGCGTTCGTAACCGGGGCTGCAGTGGTCTGGCGTATCACCTGGAATATGTGGACAAGCCTGGCACATTTGATGAGATGGTCGAGCAAGATGGAGTCAAGGTGCTCATCGATAGCAAAGCCCTGTTTAGCATCATCGGAACCGAAATGGACTGGGCCGAGGACAAGCTGAACCAACGGTTCGTTTTCAAGAATCCCAACATAA AGGAACAatgcggctgcggcgaatCCTTCATGGTGTAA
- the CYP52A3-B gene encoding Cytochrome P450 52A3-B has product MSIMREIRSAPSWITIVAVGVFAFSLVWIRHKVAGVRIQLAGGTRAPVLAANLLSATKLYIDIGTHQYNNKLAQWCNGILDSKQSNYAEFSLTGKKRVLITREPEQIKAILATKFANFGHGPQWHRLWRPFLGKGIFATDGDDWHRSRGLIRPMFVKDRLRNLVIFDNCTRKLLSTLPPSGTTVDIKDVFYRWTLDTTTEFLLGENTNSLDNPHNEVAEAMSVAQRIQMYIFVLNPIAPLIPKGDYYRSIRKLEEFIEPIIQRAISLPQHELEELSKIDTQYTFLHSIARVTKDPKIIRDEIMSVLLAGRDTTAATLSWAMYEMAYVPETWAKLREEILNELGPHGMPTYETLKNIQYLKNVLNEVLRLHPAVPINMRQALEDTVIPGAPGQPDVALLKGDTVTINTIGMHARKDLYPPISKHFADPAIFSPERWEHWIPTPWTYTPFSGGPRICVGQNFALTEMAFCLVRLAQTYERLEYRGDWHAQRLRADIIGTPALEVPIALFEP; this is encoded by the exons GCTTTCTCACTCGTATGGATTAGACACAAAGTAGCTGGGGTTCGAATTCAGCTCGCCGGTGGTACCAGGGCGCCGGTGCTAGCAGCCAACCTGCTTTCCG CTACCAAACTATATATTGATATTGGGACCCATCAGTATAATAACAAGCTCGCCCAATGGTGTAATGGTATATTGGACAGCAAGCAAAGCAACTATGCCGAGTTTAGTTTGACCGGGAAGAAAAGAGTTCTCATTACACGGGAGCCTGAGCAGATCAAGGCCATCTTAGCTACCAAATTTGCCAACTTCGGACATGGTCCCCAGTGGCACCGTCTATGGCGACCATTTCTCGGGAAGGGCATATTTGCGACTGACGGTGATGATTGGCATCGCAGCAGGGGACTAATTCGGCCAATGTTTGTCAAGGACAGACTGCGAAATCTGGTGATTTTCGACAATTGTACCAGGAAACTCTTGTCAACGTTGCCACCATCTGGGACGACAGTGGACATCAAGGACGTGTTTTACAGATGGACTCTGGATACTACTACGGAGTTTCTCCTGGGAGAAAATACCAATAGTCTGGACAA CCCCCATAATGAAGTTGCAGAGGCAATGTCTGTCGCTCAAAGGATTCAAATGTACATATTCGTCTTAAA TCCAATAGCCCCTCTGATTCCAAAAGGAGATTATTATCGTTCCATCAGAAAACTGGAAGAATTCATTGAACCAATAATCCAACGCGCTATTTCATTACCTCAACAtgagctcgaggagcttTCAAAAATTGACACTCAATATACCTTTCTTCATAGTATCGCTCGAGTAACAAAAGACCCAAAAATAATTCGGGACGAAATCATGTCAGTCCTCCTGGCTGGGAGGGATACTACTGCAGCTACATTGTCGTGGGCTATGTATGAGATGGCATATGTCCCCGAGACTTGGGCGAAGCTGCGCGAGGAGATCCTCAACGAATTAGGTCCCCACGGCATGCCGACGTATGAAACACTAAAGAACATACAGTACCTGAAGAATGTCCTCAACGAGGTGCTTCGGCTTCACCCAGCTGTACCGATCAACATGCGTCAAGCTTTAGAGGACACTGTGATCCCAGGTGCTCCTGGCCAACCCGACGTCGCCCTCCTGAAGGGAGATACGGTCACAATCAACACAATCGGCATGCATGCCCGAAAAGACTTGTATCCTCCCATTTCCAAACATTTTGCTGATCCGGCCATTTTCAGTCCAGAACGTTGGGAGCATTGGATCCCGACCCCGTGGACCTATACGCCGTTTAGTGGCGGACCTAGGATATGTGTGGGTCAGAACTTTGCTTTGACTGAAATGGCCTTTTGCT TGGTTCGCTTAGCCCAAACATATGAGAGGCTCGAGTATCGAGGAGACTGGCATGCACAGCGCTTACGGGCTGACATTATCGGGACGCCCGCACTTGAAGTGCCCATAGCGCTGTTCGAGCCATAA
- the ogt gene encoding Methylated-DNA--protein-cysteine methyltransferase yields MALYGKRKDGNPAASGAKTSRKKSAMPASTPASMQVQLSRIARSSRTDFEKRVWTALCHIPEGQVTTYGLLSKYLGSSPRAVGNALRRNPFAPEVPCHRVVATGMTLGGFKGKWPRDGEGITLDEKRSLLKGEGIKFDDKGKVLSTPWTGWLQRSA; encoded by the coding sequence ATGGCCCTGTACGGCAAACGCAAAGACGGCAATCCCGCTGCCTCGGGCGCCAAAACATCCCGCAAGAAGTCGGCCATGCCAGCAAGTACCCCTGCGAGCATGCAAGTGCAACTCTCACGAATCGCCCGCTCCAGCCGTACGGATTTTGAGAAGCGAGTCTGGACGGCGCTTTGCCACATCCCCGAGGGCCAGGTCACTACCTACGGTCTACTCTCCAAGTACCTTGGCTCGTCACCCAGGGCGGTAGGCAATGCCCTGCGACGCAATCCTTTCGCACCTGAAGTCCCTTGTCACAGAGTCGTCGCGACTGGTATGACGCTGGGAGGTTTCAAGGGAAAATGGCCGCGGGATGGAGAGGGAATCACGCTCGATGAGAAACGAAGTCTTCTCAAGGGCGAGGGCATTAAATTTGATGATAAAGGCAAGGTTTTGAGTACACCGTGGACAGGGTGGTTGCAAAGGAGTGCATGA